Genomic DNA from Lactococcus garvieae:
TTACAAAAGATAGAAGAACAAGAGGTTAAAATCATGAGTGAAGTTAGGCTTAAGAAAAAGTCAAAAACGGTAAATGTCCTCGTGGTATGTACCTCTACATTACTTCTTTTAGGTATTATAGTTGGTTTAGCTCGAATTATACTGAGTATGTAACTAAGAGAGAAGGTGAATAGAAATGAAAATCTCACAGGCGTCGAACTTCTATAAACGCTCAGCTATAGATAGAGTGTTTTTCAGTCTCTTTATTATTTTAATTTATATTATTGGGAGCAACATAGTTTTGCCTGGAATAGACTCCACAAGTCTGGTGAACTTACTCTCAAATACCCCAGGTCTCTCTCTAGCATTAAGTGCAACTGGTTTCTCCATTAATAGACTTTCTTTATTTTCTCTTGGCTTAGGCCCCTGGATGTCAACGATGATATTGTGGCGTGTTCTCAGTGTCTCGAAAATATTTAAACTTCAGACTTTAACACAACGGCAGAGTTATCAAATAAAATTTTTTATTTCTTTACTCTTAGGTATTATTCAAAGTTTGAGTATTATTTCCCAAGTAAAAATATTTGTTTCGTCAGATAATTATTACTTTATCGAAGTCGTAGTTATTTTACTTTGTGGGTTGTCCGTTCTTATTTGGTTAGGTAATCAAAACAACGAGAGAGGGATAGGAGGACCAACTATTATTATACTTGTAAGTATGGTACGTACATGGCCGAGCCGAGTGATTAATGCTATTCCAAAGACTACTGATTTTGGAGTTTTAGGGATAGAAATTTTCTTTTTAGTATCTATCTTGCTCATTGTTTCTTACCTTATATTTAGATTTTATCAAGGTGAGCGCCGATTATCAAAATTACATGTAATGTTGGATAACCAATATGCTAAACAATCTTATCTTCCTATCCCGATAAATCCTGCAGGAGGAATGCCCTTTATGTATGCTTTTAGTATTGTTTTATTTCCACAGTATTTTGTTTATCTATTACGAATTAATAATCCTAACAACAAGTTCATAAGTACAATATATAAACAGATACAGCTGAGCCAGCTTACAGGGATTCTTCTTTTATGTGTATGCGTGGGTGTACTTAGTTATGGATTTGCTTATGTCAACGTAGACTATAAAGAAATCTCAGAGAATATGAAAAAGAGTGGAGATTATTTTAGTGGGGTTTATCCAGGAAAGAATACAGAAAAATATCTTTTTCATAAAGTAAGTTACATGGCTACAATATCGGCACTATGTAATAGCTTGATAATTGGTATTCCTATGGTGATGTCTTTATATTGGAAAGAGCTAAGTACATGGGCTTATTTTATACCCACGTGGTTTATTTTGATGCTGCTTGTTTATGAAATAAAGGTTCAGTTTA
This window encodes:
- the secY2 gene encoding accessory Sec system protein translocase subunit SecY2, producing MKISQASNFYKRSAIDRVFFSLFIILIYIIGSNIVLPGIDSTSLVNLLSNTPGLSLALSATGFSINRLSLFSLGLGPWMSTMILWRVLSVSKIFKLQTLTQRQSYQIKFFISLLLGIIQSLSIISQVKIFVSSDNYYFIEVVVILLCGLSVLIWLGNQNNERGIGGPTIIILVSMVRTWPSRVINAIPKTTDFGVLGIEIFFLVSILLIVSYLIFRFYQGERRLSKLHVMLDNQYAKQSYLPIPINPAGGMPFMYAFSIVLFPQYFVYLLRINNPNNKFISTIYKQIQLSQLTGILLLCVCVGVLSYGFAYVNVDYKEISENMKKSGDYFSGVYPGKNTEKYLFHKVSYMATISALCNSLIIGIPMVMSLYWKELSTWAYFIPTWFILMLLVYEIKVQFTSLYYRNNYQDVIRF